One genomic window of Burkholderia diffusa includes the following:
- the ccsB gene encoding c-type cytochrome biogenesis protein CcsB, producing MDLTQVSSSRSGPVQAPNPAPLFDDRPFLARLSIIDWLFALALVVGAGYAFVHYNEHMNYYDKAVMIGTVPALVALGWRWKPARLMMASIAVLSLLSIQIYQGDLARADSAFFLKYFLSSQSAILWMSALFVLATIFYWIGLLARSESGSAIGQKLTWVAVLMGFTGLMVRWYESYLIGADVGHIPVSNLYEVFVLFSLITALLYLYYEGHYGTRSLGAFVLLVISAAVGFLMWYSVARDAQQIQPLVPALQSWWMKIHVPANFIGYGSFALSAMVSVAYLMKERGVLADRLPTLEVLDDVMYKSIAVGFAFFTIATILGALWAAEAWGGYWSWDPKETWALIVWLNYAAWLHMRLMKGLRGAVAAWWALTGLLVTTFAFLGVNMFLSGLHSYGKL from the coding sequence ATGGATCTCACTCAAGTCTCCTCTTCCCGCTCGGGGCCAGTCCAGGCGCCGAATCCGGCGCCGTTGTTCGACGACCGTCCGTTCCTCGCGCGCCTGTCGATCATCGACTGGCTGTTCGCTCTGGCACTCGTGGTCGGCGCGGGCTATGCGTTCGTGCATTACAACGAACACATGAATTACTACGACAAGGCGGTGATGATCGGCACGGTGCCGGCGCTTGTCGCACTCGGCTGGCGCTGGAAGCCCGCGCGGCTGATGATGGCGTCGATCGCGGTGCTGTCGCTGCTGTCGATCCAGATCTACCAGGGCGATCTCGCGCGCGCCGATTCGGCGTTCTTCCTCAAGTACTTCCTGTCGAGCCAGTCCGCGATCCTGTGGATGAGCGCGCTGTTCGTGCTCGCGACGATCTTTTACTGGATCGGCCTGCTCGCACGCTCGGAGTCGGGCTCCGCGATCGGCCAGAAACTGACGTGGGTCGCGGTGCTGATGGGCTTCACCGGCCTGATGGTGCGCTGGTACGAGTCCTACCTGATCGGTGCGGACGTCGGGCATATCCCGGTGTCGAATCTGTATGAAGTATTCGTGCTGTTCAGCCTGATTACCGCGCTGCTCTACCTGTATTACGAAGGCCACTACGGCACGCGCTCGCTCGGCGCGTTCGTGCTGCTGGTCATCAGCGCGGCCGTCGGCTTCCTGATGTGGTATTCGGTCGCGCGCGACGCGCAACAGATCCAGCCGCTCGTGCCGGCGCTGCAGAGCTGGTGGATGAAGATCCACGTGCCGGCGAACTTCATCGGCTACGGCAGCTTCGCGCTGTCGGCGATGGTGTCGGTCGCGTACCTGATGAAGGAGCGCGGCGTGCTCGCCGATCGCCTGCCGACGCTCGAGGTGCTCGACGACGTGATGTACAAGTCGATCGCAGTCGGCTTCGCGTTCTTCACGATCGCGACGATCCTCGGCGCACTGTGGGCGGCCGAAGCATGGGGCGGCTACTGGAGCTGGGACCCGAAGGAAACCTGGGCGCTGATCGTGTGGCTCAATTACGCGGCCTGGCTGCACATGCGCTTGATGAAGGGCCTGCGCGGTGCGGTCGCCGCATGGTGGGCGCTCACGGGCCTGCTGGTGACGACGTTCGCGTTCCTCGGCGTCAACATGTTCCTGTCCGGGCTGCACAGCTACGGCAAGCTGTAA
- the msrP gene encoding protein-methionine-sulfoxide reductase catalytic subunit MsrP — MWIKHSLRTVLTGGDIAQSQITPRAVFENRRRVLQAAGLAAAGGLLGGSGAAFAAYASPDARAAKLAAKTNPKFVAADKVTPFKDITSYNNFYEFGTDKSDPAQNAGTLRPRPWRVSVEGEVLHPKVFDLDELLKLAPLEERVYRLRCVEGWSMVIPWIGVPLSELIKRVQPTGNAKYVQFITLADPSQMPGLSTPVLDWPYSEGLRMDEAMNPLTLLTMGVYGQVLPNQNGAPVRIVVPWKYGFKSAKSLVKIRFVDKQPKTSWNTYASNEYGFYSNVNPNVDHPRWSQATERRIGEDGFFTPKRKTLMFNGYGDLVASMYQGMDLKKNF; from the coding sequence ATGTGGATCAAACACTCTTTGCGCACCGTACTGACAGGCGGTGATATCGCGCAGAGCCAGATTACGCCGCGCGCGGTGTTCGAGAACCGGCGGCGCGTATTGCAGGCCGCCGGCCTGGCGGCGGCGGGCGGATTGCTCGGCGGCAGCGGCGCGGCGTTCGCGGCCTATGCGTCGCCGGACGCGCGGGCCGCGAAGCTCGCGGCGAAAACCAACCCGAAGTTCGTCGCGGCCGACAAGGTGACGCCGTTCAAGGACATCACGTCCTACAACAACTTCTACGAATTCGGCACCGACAAGAGCGACCCGGCCCAGAACGCGGGCACGCTGCGGCCGCGCCCGTGGCGCGTAAGCGTCGAAGGCGAGGTGCTGCACCCGAAGGTATTCGATCTCGATGAACTGCTGAAGCTCGCACCGCTCGAGGAGCGCGTGTACCGGCTGCGTTGCGTCGAAGGATGGTCGATGGTGATTCCGTGGATCGGGGTGCCGCTGTCCGAGCTGATCAAGCGCGTGCAGCCGACCGGCAACGCGAAATACGTGCAGTTCATCACGCTGGCCGATCCGTCGCAGATGCCGGGACTGTCGACGCCGGTGCTCGACTGGCCGTACTCGGAAGGACTGCGGATGGACGAGGCGATGAACCCGCTGACGCTGCTCACGATGGGCGTGTACGGCCAGGTGCTGCCGAACCAGAACGGCGCGCCGGTGCGGATCGTCGTGCCGTGGAAGTACGGCTTCAAGAGTGCGAAGTCGCTTGTGAAGATCCGCTTCGTCGACAAGCAGCCGAAGACCAGCTGGAACACGTATGCATCGAATGAATATGGTTTCTATTCGAACGTGAACCCGAACGTCGATCACCCGCGGTGGAGCCAGGCGACCGAGCGACGGATCGGGGAGGACGGCTTCTTCACGCCGAAGCGCAAGACGCTGATGTTCAACGGTTACGGCGATCTCGTCGCGTCGATGTATCAGGGCATGGACCTGAAAAAGAACTTTTGA
- the msrQ gene encoding protein-methionine-sulfoxide reductase heme-binding subunit MsrQ — protein MTPSTLTPTRASGMRAAAAGVSASGAARTASSRWLAPAKVLVFAAGLYPLARLVLFGLTDRLGANPIEFITRSTGLWTLVMLCITLAVTPLRRVTGVPALLRFRRMIGLFAFFYATLHFTTYLWFDKWFDVLAILKDVGKRPFITVGFAAFVLLIPLAATSPRAMVRRLGRHWATLHRAIYAIALFGVLHFWWMRAGKHNLAQPKLYATIVAVLLGWRLLEWSRRRIRA, from the coding sequence ATCACTCCTTCGACGCTGACGCCCACGCGCGCGTCCGGCATGCGCGCGGCTGCCGCCGGTGTTTCCGCGTCCGGCGCGGCGCGTACCGCTTCGTCGCGCTGGCTTGCCCCCGCCAAGGTGCTGGTTTTCGCGGCCGGCCTCTATCCGCTCGCGCGCCTGGTGCTGTTCGGGCTGACCGACCGGCTCGGCGCGAACCCGATCGAGTTCATCACGCGTTCGACGGGCCTCTGGACGCTGGTGATGCTCTGCATCACGCTCGCCGTCACGCCGCTTCGGCGCGTGACGGGCGTTCCCGCGTTGCTGCGCTTTCGCCGGATGATCGGTCTGTTCGCGTTCTTTTACGCGACGCTGCATTTCACGACGTATCTGTGGTTCGACAAGTGGTTCGACGTGCTCGCGATCCTGAAGGACGTCGGCAAGCGTCCGTTCATCACGGTCGGCTTCGCCGCGTTCGTGCTGCTGATTCCGCTCGCCGCGACGTCGCCGCGCGCGATGGTGCGCCGGCTCGGCCGTCACTGGGCGACGCTGCATCGCGCAATCTATGCGATTGCGCTGTTCGGCGTGCTGCATTTCTGGTGGATGAGGGCCGGCAAGCACAATCTCGCGCAGCCGAAGCTCTACGCGACGATCGTCGCGGTGCTGCTCGGCTGGCGGCTGCTTGAATGGAGTCGGCGACGCATCCGTGCATGA
- the lptM gene encoding LPS translocon maturation chaperone LptM, with translation MRVVFRMSAIVAALAILAGCGQRGPLYLPTVPPLPAKPIQQQDTPPSDVTPTDENASSESIPDSSGTPLTLSPELSSDASRAATPASGPAIAQ, from the coding sequence ATGCGAGTCGTTTTCCGGATGAGCGCGATTGTAGCGGCTTTGGCGATACTTGCCGGCTGCGGCCAACGCGGCCCGCTCTATCTGCCCACCGTGCCGCCGTTGCCGGCAAAGCCCATCCAGCAGCAGGACACGCCGCCGTCGGACGTCACGCCGACCGATGAAAACGCGTCGTCCGAGAGCATTCCCGATTCTTCCGGCACACCGCTCACGCTGTCGCCGGAACTGTCGAGCGATGCGTCGAGGGCCGCGACGCCCGCATCCGGCCCGGCTATCGCGCAGTAA
- the cyaY gene encoding iron donor protein CyaY: MSDTEYLARAEAVLAAVERTVDAANDGDHDIDLERNGSVLTLTFENGSKIIINLQPPMKELWIAAKAGGFHYRFVDGEWRDTRTGTEFFSALTDYATQQAGLPITFGA, encoded by the coding sequence ATGTCCGATACTGAATACCTGGCCCGTGCCGAGGCCGTGCTGGCGGCCGTCGAGCGTACCGTGGATGCCGCGAACGATGGCGATCACGACATCGATCTGGAGCGCAACGGTAGCGTGCTGACGCTGACATTCGAGAACGGCTCGAAGATCATCATCAATCTCCAGCCGCCGATGAAGGAGCTGTGGATCGCCGCGAAGGCGGGCGGATTCCATTACCGCTTCGTGGACGGCGAATGGCGCGATACGCGCACCGGCACCGAGTTCTTCTCGGCGCTCACCGACTACGCGACCCAGCAAGCCGGCCTGCCGATCACGTTCGGCGCGTAA
- a CDS encoding penicillin-binding protein 1A produces the protein MQSTSPTSPPPAPEPKKRSWWLKVLIGLAAMCVALVVAGGLVLGYALVVAWPNMPSLDALTDYRPKVPLRIYTSDHVLIGEFGEERRDIVHFKDVPDSLKKAILAIEDARFYDHGGVDLTGIARAGFVALTNGHASQGASTITMQVARNFFLSSEKTYTRKIYEMLLAYRIERALTKDQILEVYMNQIYLGQRAYGFASAARVYFGKDLKDITLAEAAMLAGLPKAPSAYNPVVNPKRAKVRQEYILQRMLELNFITREQYDAAVAQPLVVKGAGREFSVHAEYVAEMVRQMMYAQYREETYTRGFNVITTIDSADQQVAYTALRKGIMDYERRHGYRGPEGFIELPAGADDREQAIDDALLEHPDNGELVAAVVTAATPRQITVAFIDGSSATIEGDNLRFASGALSASAQPNRRIRPGAIVRVVKNDAGKWAITQLPQVEGAFISIVPQDGAIRSLVGGFDYNKNKFNHVTQAWRQPGSSFKPFIYSASLDKGLGPATVINDGPLYFSAAETGGQPWEPKNYGGGFEGPMSMRTALQRSRNLVSIRILNHIGTKYAQQYITRFGFDAERHPAYLPMALGAGQVTPLQMAGAYSVFANGGFRVNPYLIAEVTDPNGAIVARAQPLIAEQNAPRAIDARNAYVMNSLLQSVAQRGTGARTNVLKRTDLAGKTGTTNDSHDAWFAGYQHTLAAIAWIGYDNPRSLGDRETGGGLSLPVWIDYMGAALKGVPEFKPTMPDDVQALGSELYFTEFTPGHGFVSTVGVPQAPAVQNTDEPVPHVDEQEKQDIMNLFRGH, from the coding sequence ATGCAATCCACGTCTCCTACGTCCCCGCCTCCCGCGCCCGAGCCGAAGAAGCGGTCCTGGTGGCTGAAAGTCCTGATCGGCCTGGCCGCGATGTGCGTGGCCCTCGTCGTGGCCGGCGGTCTGGTGCTCGGCTACGCGCTCGTCGTTGCGTGGCCGAACATGCCGTCGCTCGACGCGCTGACCGACTATCGTCCGAAGGTACCGCTGCGGATCTACACGTCGGATCACGTGCTGATCGGCGAATTCGGCGAGGAACGCCGCGACATTGTCCATTTCAAGGACGTGCCCGACTCGCTCAAGAAAGCGATCCTCGCGATCGAGGACGCGCGCTTCTACGATCACGGCGGCGTCGACCTGACCGGCATCGCGCGCGCCGGCTTCGTCGCGCTGACGAACGGCCACGCGTCGCAGGGCGCGAGCACGATCACGATGCAGGTCGCGCGAAACTTCTTCCTGTCGAGCGAGAAGACCTACACGCGCAAGATCTACGAGATGCTGCTTGCTTACCGGATCGAGCGCGCGCTGACGAAGGATCAGATTCTCGAGGTCTACATGAATCAGATCTATCTCGGCCAGCGCGCGTACGGCTTCGCAAGCGCCGCGCGGGTCTATTTCGGGAAGGATCTGAAGGACATCACGCTCGCGGAAGCGGCGATGCTCGCGGGGCTGCCGAAGGCGCCGTCCGCATATAACCCGGTCGTCAATCCGAAGCGCGCGAAGGTACGCCAGGAATACATCCTGCAGCGGATGCTCGAGCTGAACTTCATCACGCGCGAGCAGTACGACGCAGCCGTCGCGCAGCCGCTCGTCGTCAAGGGCGCGGGCCGCGAGTTCAGCGTGCACGCCGAGTACGTCGCGGAAATGGTCCGGCAGATGATGTACGCGCAGTACCGCGAGGAAACCTACACGCGCGGCTTCAACGTCATCACGACGATCGACTCCGCCGACCAGCAGGTCGCGTACACCGCGCTGCGCAAGGGCATCATGGATTACGAGCGCCGCCACGGCTATCGCGGGCCGGAAGGCTTCATCGAGCTGCCGGCCGGCGCCGACGACCGCGAGCAGGCGATCGACGATGCGCTGCTCGAGCACCCCGACAATGGCGAACTGGTTGCGGCGGTCGTCACCGCCGCCACCCCGCGCCAGATCACCGTCGCCTTCATCGACGGCAGCAGCGCAACGATCGAAGGCGACAACCTGCGCTTCGCGTCGGGCGCGCTCTCGGCCAGCGCGCAGCCGAATCGGCGCATCCGTCCGGGCGCGATCGTCCGGGTCGTGAAGAACGATGCAGGCAAGTGGGCGATCACGCAGTTGCCGCAAGTCGAAGGCGCGTTCATCTCGATCGTCCCGCAGGACGGCGCGATCCGTTCGCTTGTCGGCGGCTTCGACTACAACAAGAACAAGTTCAACCACGTCACGCAGGCGTGGCGGCAACCGGGTTCGTCGTTCAAGCCGTTCATCTATTCGGCGTCGCTCGACAAGGGCCTCGGGCCAGCCACGGTGATCAACGACGGCCCGCTGTATTTCAGCGCCGCGGAAACCGGCGGCCAGCCGTGGGAGCCGAAGAACTACGGCGGCGGCTTCGAAGGCCCGATGTCGATGCGCACCGCGCTGCAGCGCTCGCGCAACCTCGTGTCGATCCGCATCCTGAACCACATCGGCACGAAGTACGCGCAGCAGTACATCACGCGCTTCGGCTTCGACGCCGAGCGTCATCCGGCCTACCTGCCGATGGCGCTCGGCGCGGGCCAGGTCACGCCGCTGCAGATGGCTGGCGCGTACTCGGTGTTCGCGAACGGCGGCTTCCGCGTGAATCCGTACCTGATCGCCGAAGTGACCGATCCGAATGGCGCGATCGTCGCCCGTGCGCAACCGCTCATCGCCGAGCAGAATGCGCCGCGCGCAATCGACGCGCGCAATGCGTACGTGATGAACAGCCTGCTGCAGAGCGTCGCGCAGCGCGGCACGGGCGCGCGCACCAACGTGCTGAAGCGCACCGACCTCGCGGGCAAGACCGGTACGACGAACGATTCGCACGACGCATGGTTCGCCGGCTACCAGCACACGCTCGCGGCGATCGCGTGGATCGGCTACGACAACCCGCGCAGCCTCGGCGATCGCGAAACCGGCGGCGGCCTGTCGCTGCCGGTCTGGATCGACTACATGGGCGCGGCGCTGAAGGGCGTGCCGGAGTTCAAGCCGACGATGCCGGACGACGTCCAGGCGCTCGGCAGCGAGCTGTACTTCACCGAGTTCACGCCGGGTCACGGCTTCGTGTCGACGGTCGGCGTGCCGCAGGCGCCGGCGGTGCAGAACACCGACGAACCCGTGCCGCACGTCGACGAGCAGGAGAAGCAGGACATCATGAACCTGTTCCGCGGCCACTGA
- a CDS encoding competence protein ComA has protein sequence MAGRWAARFAPGRHRSTGIDVGADEVRVAVLSRRGRIADVRVEGLEREPVGLADGPEDARWAAVARALAAAVSRLAGAGVRCDARGVMALRDDEMRTATLDLAGRDDIADAARQAAERISGLAPDHFAFDWRQDDDACQGEISVAVAPQALLERRIDVAAQAGIDLTAVDGESAAALRALRYAAQFEPDAHGPYAALWFSDTGVRGWRIDGTIAAPVLAVSGDVRAALPDALRQCVFEPVRCVLVAGDERCIARCGTSAADIGDALGVAVMPFDCTGWDGLRGVPVGAPGGPAFALAIGLALRGVWE, from the coding sequence ATGGCAGGACGATGGGCGGCGCGGTTCGCGCCAGGCAGGCACCGTTCGACGGGCATCGACGTCGGGGCGGACGAGGTGAGGGTAGCCGTGCTGAGCCGGCGCGGCCGGATCGCGGATGTGCGGGTCGAAGGACTCGAGCGGGAGCCGGTCGGACTGGCCGACGGGCCGGAGGACGCGCGCTGGGCTGCTGTCGCACGTGCGTTGGCGGCGGCCGTGTCGCGGCTGGCTGGGGCGGGCGTGCGCTGTGACGCGCGCGGCGTGATGGCGCTGCGCGATGACGAGATGCGGACCGCGACGCTCGATCTGGCCGGGCGCGACGACATCGCGGACGCTGCCCGACAGGCTGCCGAACGGATCTCGGGGCTGGCGCCCGACCACTTCGCGTTCGACTGGCGACAGGACGACGATGCGTGCCAGGGTGAAATTTCAGTCGCCGTGGCCCCGCAGGCATTGCTCGAGCGGCGGATCGACGTGGCCGCGCAGGCCGGCATCGATCTGACGGCCGTCGACGGCGAGTCAGCTGCCGCACTGCGCGCGTTGCGCTATGCCGCGCAGTTCGAGCCGGACGCGCATGGCCCGTATGCCGCGCTCTGGTTCAGCGACACAGGCGTGCGCGGCTGGCGGATCGACGGTACGATCGCCGCGCCGGTGCTCGCGGTGTCCGGCGACGTGCGTGCGGCGTTGCCTGACGCGTTGCGCCAGTGCGTATTCGAGCCGGTGCGCTGCGTGCTCGTAGCCGGCGACGAGCGCTGTATCGCTCGCTGCGGCACGTCGGCCGCCGATATCGGCGATGCCCTCGGGGTGGCAGTGATGCCGTTCGATTGCACCGGATGGGATGGGCTGCGTGGTGTACCCGTTGGCGCACCGGGTGGTCCGGCGTTTGCCCTCGCGATCGGGCTGGCGCTGCGCGGGGTGTGGGAATGA
- a CDS encoding fimbrial protein: MTADMSFGRAVAGHVTLGGFNLLPYRERLTRALRRRRATQCGVAIVLGALGACVWTGAAAAWRWRVDAERTRVEAQLRQLQPQVDAARRAAGAAADLAQRDARAVALAGPYRRVGGLLATLAQVRDDTVRLDALRTTSSGAELDARATSYRTAARWLARIAAEQRDWRFDIGALTPASATSVEGSAVPFRFSVQVRWHDAPPRQKAAGGGA; this comes from the coding sequence ATGACGGCCGATATGAGTTTCGGGCGCGCTGTCGCTGGCCATGTCACGCTCGGCGGCTTCAATTTGTTGCCGTACCGTGAGCGGCTGACGCGGGCGCTGCGGCGGCGCCGTGCCACGCAATGCGGGGTGGCGATCGTGCTCGGCGCATTGGGGGCCTGCGTGTGGACAGGGGCGGCGGCAGCGTGGCGATGGCGCGTGGATGCCGAACGCACGCGAGTGGAGGCGCAGCTGCGGCAATTGCAGCCGCAGGTCGATGCCGCACGGCGCGCCGCCGGCGCGGCCGCCGATCTCGCACAGCGCGATGCGCGGGCAGTCGCCCTTGCCGGGCCTTACCGGCGAGTTGGCGGGCTGCTCGCGACGCTGGCGCAGGTGCGCGACGACACTGTCCGGCTCGACGCATTGCGTACGACATCGTCGGGTGCCGAGCTCGACGCACGCGCGACGAGTTACCGGACGGCAGCGCGGTGGCTCGCGCGGATCGCGGCCGAACAGCGCGACTGGCGATTCGACATCGGTGCGCTGACACCGGCTTCGGCCACATCGGTCGAGGGTTCGGCCGTGCCGTTCCGTTTTTCCGTGCAGGTGCGCTGGCACGACGCGCCGCCGCGACAGAAGGCAGCGGGAGGCGGCGCATGA
- a CDS encoding pilus assembly protein yields the protein MTAIVHQSMPDGAEWLGRVTRMSPAAMHAVGCVLAFAFVMAGGIHLTNAVDGSGLARSRALLATAQIRAADAQRLLATAAPQRDMGPAAGRNASSRPAPGWPALMLELADLVRGSGLRVVSIEPRRTDDAVPDGRRTVRIVADGGFPALLRLMGGLASFPALVVPSGLHIERKAPASRVEMTIDVFPALSGAWVPDGAEAVLAGTPSDDPFGDAGSPTVADDMTPRLAGTIRDGRTGLALFDAGDGAFATVAPGEVFGLSRVVSIDAGAVTVATAGGARRFVVDDGGRS from the coding sequence ATGACCGCGATCGTGCATCAATCCATGCCTGACGGTGCTGAGTGGCTCGGCCGCGTGACGCGAATGTCGCCGGCCGCAATGCACGCCGTTGGCTGTGTGCTGGCATTCGCGTTCGTGATGGCGGGCGGCATTCATCTGACAAACGCCGTCGATGGAAGCGGACTCGCACGCAGTCGGGCGTTGCTGGCAACGGCGCAGATACGGGCCGCCGATGCGCAACGGCTGCTCGCGACCGCCGCGCCGCAGCGCGATATGGGCCCGGCTGCCGGGCGCAACGCCAGCTCGCGGCCTGCGCCGGGGTGGCCGGCGTTGATGCTGGAGCTGGCTGACTTGGTCCGAGGAAGCGGACTGAGGGTTGTGTCGATCGAACCACGGCGCACTGACGATGCAGTGCCGGATGGCCGGCGCACGGTGCGGATCGTCGCCGATGGCGGTTTTCCGGCGCTGCTGCGCCTGATGGGCGGGCTGGCGAGTTTTCCCGCGCTGGTGGTGCCGTCGGGGCTGCATATCGAGCGGAAAGCGCCCGCGTCGCGGGTGGAGATGACGATCGACGTGTTTCCAGCGCTGTCGGGGGCATGGGTTCCCGATGGCGCGGAGGCGGTGCTTGCCGGTACGCCGAGCGACGATCCATTCGGCGACGCCGGATCGCCGACGGTGGCCGATGACATGACGCCGCGCCTGGCCGGCACCATTCGTGACGGACGCACCGGGCTCGCGCTGTTCGACGCTGGCGACGGCGCATTCGCTACCGTCGCGCCGGGCGAAGTGTTCGGGTTGTCGCGTGTGGTGAGCATCGATGCCGGTGCCGTGACAGTCGCGACGGCCGGAGGCGCTCGCCGGTTTGTCGTGGACGACGGAGGCCGCTCATGA
- a CDS encoding type IV pilus secretin PilQ: MTKYGWWVIAFWVGSSMAAVNAALPPLPPAGGPIGSIRAYSQHTPLPQGAPDGMDGADDDAPAHDGPLPFDQAARAALQANTAAPLPRLEGPPIPLPPPTRMSDASARRPGDVDDARRISLNLQGVGLAAAFDALARFTGLNVIVGEQVRGTVTLRLNNVRWRDAFDTLLDTHGLAMSRRGNVIWVTPAVELAARERERFETHARAAELEPLASRTFALHYPRAQDVQRLLAGATGQRLLSKRGAAAADPRMNLLFVTDLAPRIEQIAGLIDAIDRPSRQVRIEARIVEGEQGFSRNLGARVALRAQGRAPVADGAASATDTRNALDLAARPLGGFEAATAGFTLFAAPLSRVLDVELSALEAQGRGQIVSSPRVVTADRVKAIVEQGSELPYQAKVGNGVSGVQFRRATLKLEVEPQITPDGRVVLDLDVTKDSIGEPTAAGPAIHTKHVQTRVEVEDGGTVAIGGIYEQLNRDDVTRVPLLGKIPVLGALFRHRARRDQRNELVVFITPTVVGARCETAGAGDSDAGKTGPEAGGAGSTRQPLCQ, encoded by the coding sequence ATGACGAAGTACGGATGGTGGGTGATCGCATTCTGGGTCGGATCGAGCATGGCCGCCGTGAACGCCGCGCTACCGCCTTTACCGCCGGCCGGCGGGCCGATCGGATCGATACGGGCATATTCCCAGCACACGCCGCTGCCGCAGGGTGCGCCCGACGGAATGGACGGCGCGGACGATGACGCGCCGGCGCACGACGGTCCACTGCCGTTCGACCAGGCGGCGCGCGCAGCGCTTCAGGCAAACACTGCGGCACCGCTGCCCCGGCTGGAAGGGCCGCCGATCCCCTTGCCTCCCCCGACGCGCATGAGCGACGCCTCGGCGCGGCGCCCAGGCGATGTGGACGACGCGCGGCGAATCTCGCTGAATCTGCAAGGCGTCGGGCTCGCAGCCGCATTCGACGCGCTCGCGCGATTCACCGGGCTGAACGTCATCGTCGGCGAGCAAGTGCGCGGTACCGTGACATTACGTCTGAACAATGTGCGCTGGCGCGATGCATTCGATACGTTGCTCGACACACATGGGCTGGCGATGTCCCGGCGCGGCAACGTGATCTGGGTCACTCCGGCGGTCGAACTCGCGGCGCGTGAGCGCGAGCGCTTCGAAACGCATGCACGCGCGGCCGAGCTGGAGCCGCTCGCGAGCCGAACCTTCGCGCTGCATTATCCGCGCGCGCAGGACGTGCAGCGGCTGCTGGCGGGGGCGACCGGCCAGCGCCTGCTGTCGAAACGCGGCGCTGCGGCGGCCGATCCGCGCATGAACTTGTTGTTCGTCACCGATCTGGCGCCGCGCATCGAACAGATCGCGGGTCTGATCGACGCGATCGACCGGCCGTCGCGACAAGTCCGGATCGAGGCGCGCATTGTCGAGGGCGAACAGGGCTTCTCGCGCAACCTCGGCGCACGCGTCGCGCTGCGCGCCCAGGGGCGGGCGCCCGTCGCGGACGGGGCGGCGTCCGCAACGGACACGCGCAACGCGCTGGATCTGGCCGCGCGGCCGCTTGGCGGCTTCGAGGCGGCGACGGCCGGCTTCACGTTGTTCGCCGCGCCGCTCAGCCGCGTGCTCGACGTCGAATTGAGCGCGCTCGAGGCGCAGGGGCGGGGCCAGATCGTTTCCAGCCCGCGCGTGGTGACGGCCGACCGCGTGAAGGCGATCGTCGAACAGGGTTCGGAGCTGCCTTACCAGGCGAAAGTCGGCAACGGCGTGAGCGGCGTGCAGTTCCGCCGTGCGACGCTGAAGCTCGAGGTCGAGCCGCAGATCACGCCCGACGGGCGCGTCGTGCTCGACCTGGATGTGACGAAGGACAGCATCGGCGAGCCAACGGCCGCCGGCCCGGCGATTCATACCAAGCACGTCCAGACGCGCGTCGAGGTCGAGGACGGCGGAACGGTCGCGATCGGCGGGATTTACGAGCAGTTGAACCGGGACGATGTGACGCGGGTGCCGCTCTTGGGCAAAATACCGGTTCTGGGCGCGCTTTTCCGGCACCGCGCGCGGCGCGACCAGCGTAACGAACTGGTCGTCTTCATCACGCCGACGGTCGTCGGCGCGCGTTGTGAAACGGCCGGCGCGGGCGACTCGGATGCGGGAAAAACGGGGCCGGAAGCCGGTGGTGCAGGCTCGACAAGGCAGCCGCTTTGCCAGTAA
- a CDS encoding shikimate kinase — translation MQARDPHANVFFVGLMGAGKTTVGRAVARRLDRTFFDSDHEIEARTGARIPVIFEMEGEAGFRDRESQVIADLTQRENIVLATGGGAVLRPENRDCLKGHGIVIYLRANPHDLWLRTRKDKNRPLLQTDDPKARLEALYEVRDPLYRECADFIIETGRPSVNGLVNMVLMQLELAGVVAKPLQA, via the coding sequence TTGCAAGCGCGGGACCCACACGCAAACGTATTTTTCGTCGGCCTTATGGGAGCGGGTAAGACCACCGTGGGCCGTGCGGTCGCGCGCCGGCTCGACAGGACGTTCTTCGACTCCGACCACGAAATCGAGGCCCGCACGGGTGCGCGCATTCCGGTGATCTTCGAGATGGAGGGCGAGGCCGGGTTTCGCGACCGCGAATCGCAGGTGATCGCGGATCTGACGCAGCGCGAGAACATCGTGCTCGCGACGGGCGGCGGTGCGGTGCTGCGTCCCGAAAATCGCGATTGCCTGAAGGGCCACGGCATCGTCATCTATCTGCGCGCCAATCCGCACGATCTGTGGTTGCGCACGCGCAAGGACAAGAACCGCCCGCTGTTGCAGACCGACGATCCGAAGGCGCGTCTCGAAGCGCTCTACGAAGTACGCGACCCGCTGTACCGCGAATGCGCGGACTTCATCATCGAGACCGGCCGTCCGTCGGTCAACGGCCTCGTCAACATGGTGCTGATGCAACTCGAACTGGCAGGCGTCGTCGCCAAGCCGCTACAAGCATGA